In Dolichospermum flos-aquae CCAP 1403/13F, the following proteins share a genomic window:
- the gvpA gene encoding gas vesicle structural protein GvpA, giving the protein MAVEKTNSSSSLAEVIDRILDKGIVIDAWVRVSLVGIELLAIEARIVIASVETYLKYAEAVGLTQSAAVPA; this is encoded by the coding sequence ATGGCAGTTGAAAAAACCAATTCTTCCTCCAGCTTGGCAGAAGTTATTGATAGAATCCTCGACAAAGGTATCGTAATTGACGCTTGGGTTCGTGTTTCCTTAGTTGGTATCGAATTACTAGCAATTGAAGCTCGGATCGTTATCGCTTCCGTTGAAACCTACTTGAAGTATGCTGAAGCAGTTGGTTTAACCCAATCAGCAGCAGTACCTGCTTAA
- the gvpA gene encoding gas vesicle structural protein GvpA, giving the protein MAVEKTNSSSSLAEVIDRILDKGIVIDAWVRVSLVGIELLAIEARIVIASVETYLKYAEAVGLTQSAAVPA; this is encoded by the coding sequence ATGGCAGTTGAAAAAACCAATTCTTCCTCCAGCTTGGCAGAAGTTATTGATAGAATCCTCGACAAAGGTATCGTAATTGACGCTTGGGTTCGTGTTTCCTTAGTTGGTATCGAACTACTAGCAATTGAAGCTCGGATCGTTATCGCTTCCGTTGAAACCTACTTGAAGTATGCTGAAGCAGTTGGTTTAACCCAATCAGCAGCAGTACCTGCTTAA
- the gvpA gene encoding gas vesicle structural protein GvpA, giving the protein MAVEKTNSSSSLAEVIDRILDKGIVIDAWVRVSLVGIELLAIEARIVIASVETYLKYAEAVGLTQSAAVPA; this is encoded by the coding sequence ATGGCAGTTGAAAAAACCAATTCTTCCTCCAGCTTGGCAGAAGTTATTGATAGAATCCTCGACAAAGGTATCGTAATTGACGCTTGGGTTCGTGTTTCCTTAGTTGGTATCGAACTATTAGCAATTGAAGCTCGGATCGTTATCGCTTCCGTTGAAACCTACTTGAAGTACGCTGAAGCAGTTGGTTTAACCCAATCAGCAGCAGTACCTGCTTAA
- the gvpA gene encoding gas vesicle structural protein GvpA, giving the protein MAVEKTNSSSSLAEVIDRILDKGIVIDAWVRVSLVGIELLAIEARIVIASVETYLKYAEAVGLTQSAAVPA; this is encoded by the coding sequence ATGGCAGTTGAAAAGACCAATTCTTCCTCCAGCTTGGCAGAAGTTATTGATAGAATCCTCGACAAAGGTATCGTAATTGACGCTTGGGTTCGTGTTTCCTTAGTTGGTATCGAATTACTAGCAATTGAAGCTCGGATCGTTATCGCTTCCGTTGAAACCTACTTGAAGTATGCTGAAGCAGTTGGTTTGACCCAATCAGCAGCAGTACCTGCTTAA